A window from Balearica regulorum gibbericeps isolate bBalReg1 chromosome 1, bBalReg1.pri, whole genome shotgun sequence encodes these proteins:
- the LOC142600081 gene encoding putative G-protein coupled receptor 19 has product MDNSSGPFLLPTLLLLLQNRSDPETSNPPAGYEMTESAIGPSSSRNHTVWQYDLRPGEIAVASMVLGALWLVSIFGNSLVCLVIRRSRRTQSTTNYFVVSVACADLLISVASVPFVLLQFTYGRWPLGNAMCKLVRYVQYLTPGVQIYVLLSICVDRFYTVVYPLSFQVSREKAKKMILASWLFEAVLASPAFFFYGSHSDDHCNFFLPTSWEGAAYSIIHLLVVLLIPSIAIMLFYQKVIVHIWRIGTDGMTVRRTMNIVPRTKVKTIKMFLMLNSVFLLSWLPFYVVQLWHPQETDCRTSSLVFLAITWISFSSSASKPTIYSIYNANFRRGMKETFCMSAMKCYRSNAYTITTSSRIAKKNHVGIAEVPAPAKTVTKDSVYEAFNREAKEKKLAWPIQSNPPNTFV; this is encoded by the coding sequence ATGGACAACAGCAGCggtccttttcttctcccaactttattgctcctgctgcagaacaggagCGACCCCGAAACCTCCAACCCTCCAGCTGGCTACGAGATGACAGAGTCAGCCATAGGGCCCAGCTCAAGCAGGAACCACACTGTCTGGCAGTATGACCTGAGGCCGGGGGAAATTGCAGTAGCCAGCATGGTTTTGGGAGCGTTGTGGCTGGTTTCCATCTTTGGAAACTCCCTCGTTTGCCTAGTGATCCGCAGGAGCAGGAGGACACAATCCACCACCAACTATTTTGTTGTCTCCGTGGCTTGCGCAGACCTTCTCATCAGCGTCGCAAGCGTGCCCTTCGTGCTGCTCCAGTTTACCTATGGCAGGTGGCCGCTGGGGAACGCGATGTGCAAGCTGGTAAGGTACGTACAGTACCTCACCCCTGGCGTCCAGATCTACGTGCTCCTCTCCATATGCGTGGATCGGTTCTACACTGTCGTCTACCCCCTGAGCTTCCAAGTGTCCCGGGAGAAAGCCAAGAAAATGATTCTGGCCTCTTGGCTCTTTGAGGCCGTATTGGCATCACcggctttctttttctatggCTCCCACAGCGACGACCACTGCAACTTCTTTCTCCCCACTTCTTGGGAAGGAGCCGCCTACAGTATCATCCACCTCTTGGTGGTCTTGCTGATCCCATCCATCGCCATTATGCTCTTCTACCAGAAGGTCATCGTGCACATTTGGAGAATAGGCACCGATGGCATGACTGTCAGGAGGACGATGAATATTGTCCCAAGAACCAAGGTGAAAACCATCAAGATGTTCTTAATGTTAAACTCGGTGTTTCTCCTGTCCTGGCTCCCTTTTTACGTGGTACAGCTGTGGCACCCGCAGGAAACAGACTGCAGAACAAGCTCCTTGGTTTTCCTGGCCATCACCTGGATCTCGTTCAGTTCTTCAGCCTCAAAGCCAACCATCTACTCCATCTACAATGCCAACTTCAGAAGAGGGATGAAAGAGACTTTTTGCATGTCCGCCATGAAATGCTACAGAAGCAATGCGTACACCATCACCACCAGTTCCAGGATAGCCAAGAAAAATCACGTTGGGATCGCGGAAGTTCCAGCTCCGGCCAAAACGGTCACCAAAGACTCTGTCTACGAGGCTTTtaacagagaagcaaaggaaaaaaagcttgcGTGGCCGATTCAGTCCAATCCCCCAAATACGTTTGTCTAG
- the LOC142600082 gene encoding putative G-protein coupled receptor 19 — MDNSSGPFLLPTLLLLLQNRSDPETSNPPAGYEMTESAIGPSSSRNHTVWQYDLRPGEIAVASMVLGALWLVSIFGNSLVCLVIRRSRRTQSTTNYFVVSVACADLLISVASVPFVLLQFTYGRWPLGNAMCKLVRYVQYLTPGVQIYVLLSICVDRFYTIVYPLSFKVSREKAKKMILASWLFEAVLASPAFFFYGSHSDDHCNFFLPTSWEGAAYSIIHLLVVLLIPSIAIMLFYQKVIVHIWRIGTDGMTVRRTMNIVPRTKVKTIKMFLMLNSVFLLSWLPFYVVQLWHPQETDCRTSSLVFLAITWISFSSSASKPTIYSIYNANFRRGMKETFCMSAMKCYRSNAYTITTSSRIAKKNHVGIAEVPAPAKRVTKDSVYEAFNREAKEKKLAWPIQSNPPNTFV, encoded by the coding sequence ATGGACAACAGCAGCggtccttttcttctcccaactttattgctcctgctgcagaacaggagCGACCCCGAAACCTCCAACCCTCCAGCTGGCTACGAGATGACAGAGTCAGCCATAGGGCCCAGCTCAAGCAGGAACCACACTGTCTGGCAGTATGACCTGAGGCCGGGGGAAATTGCAGTAGCCAGCATGGTTTTGGGAGCGTTGTGGCTGGTTTCCATCTTTGGAAACTCCCTCGTTTGCCTAGTGATCCGCAGGAGCAGGAGGACACAATCCACCACCAACTATTTTGTTGTCTCCGTGGCTTGCGCAGACCTTCTCATCAGCGTCGCAAGCGTGCCCTTCGTGCTGCTCCAGTTTACCTATGGCAGGTGGCCGCTGGGGAACGCAATGTGCAAGCTGGTAAGGTACGTACAGTACCTCACCCCTGGCGTCCAGATCTACGTGCTCCTCTCCATATGCGTGGATCGGTTCTACACTATTGTCTACCCCCTGAGCTTCAAAGTGTCCCGGGAGAAAGCCAAGAAAATGATTCTGGCCTCTTGGCTCTTTGAGGCCGTATTGGCATCACcggctttctttttctatggCTCCCACAGCGACGACCACTGCAACTTCTTTCTCCCCACTTCTTGGGAAGGAGCCGCCTACAGTATCATCCACCTCTTGGTGGTCTTGCTGATCCCATCCATCGCCATTATGCTCTTCTACCAGAAGGTCATCGTGCACATTTGGAGAATAGGCACCGATGGCATGACTGTCAGGAGGACGATGAATATTGTCCCAAGAACCAAGGTGAAAACCATCAAGATGTTCTTAATGTTAAACTCGGTGTTTCTCCTGTCCTGGCTCCCTTTTTATGTGGTACAGCTGTGGCACCCGCAGGAAACAGACTGCAGAACAAGCTCCTTGGTTTTCCTGGCCATCACCTGGATCTCGTTCAGTTCTTCAGCCTCAAAGCCAACCATCTACTCCATCTACAATGCCAACTTCAGAAGAGGGATGAAAGAGACTTTTTGCATGTCCGCCATGAAATGCTACAGAAGCAATGCGTACACCATCACCACCAGTTCCAGGATAGCCAAGAAAAATCACGTTGGGATTGCGGAAGTTCCAGCTCCGGCCAAAAGGGTCACCAAAGACTCTGTCTACGAGGCTTTtaacagagaagcaaaggaaaaaaagcttgcGTGGCCGATTCAGTCCAATCCCCCAAATACGTTTGTCTAG